The Balaenoptera acutorostrata chromosome 15, mBalAcu1.1, whole genome shotgun sequence genome contains a region encoding:
- the OCM2 gene encoding putative oncomodulin-2 — protein sequence MSITDVLSADDIAAALQECQDPDTFEPQKFFQTSGLAKMSASQVKDVFRFIDNDQSGYLDEEELKFFLQKFESGARELTESETKSLMAAADNDGDGKIGADEFQEMVHS from the exons ATGAGCATCACAGATGTCCTTAGTGCtgatgacattgcagcagccctGCAGGAGTGCCAAG ACCCGGATACTTTTGAACCCCAAAAATTCTTCCAGACATCGGGCCTCGCCAAGATGTCAGCCAGTCAGGTGAAGGATGTTTTTCGTTTCATAGACAACGACCAGAGTGGGTACCTGGATGAAGAAGAGCTGAA GTTTTTCCTCCAGAAGTTTGAGAGTGGTGCTAGAGAACTGACTGAGTCAGAAACCAAGTCCTTGATGGCGGCTGCAGATAATGATGGAGACGGGAAAATTGGGGCTGATG AATTCCAGGAAATGGTACATTCTTAA